A DNA window from Leptolyngbya sp. KIOST-1 contains the following coding sequences:
- a CDS encoding S16 family serine protease — MPLTGTCGMAGMPLQSSMFGLSNLFCQRREVTADVLVFRSTTPPSGAIKPTTITMEPGRGALLGISFFESQLDVAGEQWRSSAWTAITNSSLLLGEDLNQYSFAFDAEGNIDGPSAGGLFTSSTLALILGDSLKSEVTMTGTINPDGSIGPVGGIPLKVQAAHEQSKRRVVIPAGQLTPQLRDLETELGIKVQEAADVYQAYELLTGKPLPLPMGFADVSPQMSTAGVQAIQALIEDIHAQYQSERSAFTVASIPADLKPIDQAARDSFTTSRRAVDQGNLPSAYSIGRTALVQMRLVQNLVNTQTALAEFDDRPWDVSVLTKNWHPLIQETESLLQSLETAEIKTPNDAITASRAFGHLIVIIGLSELAQKEVEVLKTTEAARDPESEAYRRALFYLAIAPTLAAQQLNEAQDALQLRGISAGLPLEKRELAGFINTLNTASVAGVKAFESLTIQPLAASGAGAFELVAEDFKSKDVNYFLALAVLDARDRVVEAMENKENAGLARLGASQMSYLLSSVLISQYYSLGASFDPKLEPFGIRSAVEFDNPRALINMLDLAEVSARGNIAMAQTAGNDLTQQILMYEQAKFLREGTPADKISGLTKFWNASLEARLMTILAGEFRLERRPFRHFWLAPAIAGGLIAAAVLLGWRFRDRFSPIPPPNGPDNNKA; from the coding sequence GTGCCCCTTACAGGAACCTGTGGCATGGCGGGGATGCCCCTACAAAGCTCGATGTTTGGGCTATCCAACCTGTTCTGCCAGCGGCGAGAGGTCACCGCTGATGTGCTGGTTTTCCGCAGCACGACTCCCCCTTCGGGTGCCATCAAACCCACCACCATCACCATGGAACCTGGGCGGGGAGCCCTCCTGGGCATTAGCTTTTTTGAATCACAGTTGGATGTTGCGGGAGAGCAGTGGCGTTCCTCCGCCTGGACGGCGATTACCAACAGCAGCCTACTGCTGGGCGAAGATTTGAATCAGTACAGCTTCGCCTTCGATGCCGAAGGCAATATTGATGGTCCCAGCGCTGGGGGGCTATTTACGTCCTCTACTCTGGCGCTGATTCTTGGAGACTCCCTCAAATCAGAAGTCACCATGACGGGCACCATTAACCCGGATGGCTCCATTGGGCCGGTGGGAGGCATTCCCCTCAAGGTGCAGGCGGCCCACGAGCAAAGTAAACGGCGGGTGGTAATTCCGGCGGGACAACTCACGCCGCAACTGCGAGACTTGGAAACAGAACTGGGAATTAAGGTGCAGGAAGCCGCTGATGTGTATCAGGCTTACGAGCTGTTGACAGGTAAACCCTTGCCATTGCCGATGGGTTTTGCTGACGTTTCGCCCCAGATGTCAACGGCGGGGGTCCAGGCCATTCAAGCCCTGATTGAGGATATCCATGCCCAGTACCAGTCAGAGCGCAGTGCATTCACGGTCGCGTCCATTCCCGCAGACCTGAAGCCCATTGATCAGGCGGCTCGGGATAGCTTTACGACATCCCGTCGAGCCGTTGACCAGGGGAATTTGCCCTCAGCCTACTCAATCGGCAGAACCGCCCTGGTTCAGATGCGCCTGGTGCAAAATCTGGTGAATACCCAAACCGCCCTGGCGGAGTTTGACGATCGCCCATGGGATGTTTCTGTGCTTACCAAGAATTGGCATCCCCTGATCCAGGAGACAGAGTCCCTGTTACAGAGCCTGGAAACCGCCGAAATCAAGACCCCCAATGATGCAATTACGGCCAGTCGGGCCTTTGGCCATTTGATTGTGATCATCGGTTTAAGCGAGCTTGCCCAGAAAGAAGTAGAAGTCCTCAAAACCACTGAGGCGGCGCGGGATCCGGAGAGTGAGGCGTACCGGCGAGCCCTGTTCTATCTGGCCATTGCCCCCACCCTGGCCGCCCAGCAACTTAACGAGGCCCAGGACGCCCTGCAATTGAGAGGTATCAGTGCCGGTCTGCCCCTGGAAAAGCGAGAACTGGCTGGCTTTATCAACACCCTGAATACGGCTTCCGTTGCCGGGGTTAAAGCCTTTGAATCACTGACAATTCAACCCCTGGCCGCATCAGGCGCGGGAGCCTTTGAACTGGTCGCGGAGGACTTTAAGTCGAAAGATGTCAATTACTTTCTGGCCCTGGCGGTGCTGGATGCCCGAGACCGAGTTGTTGAAGCCATGGAGAACAAGGAAAATGCGGGATTGGCAAGGTTGGGAGCATCCCAGATGTCCTATCTGCTCTCCAGTGTTTTGATCAGTCAGTACTATTCCCTGGGGGCCTCCTTTGACCCGAAGCTGGAGCCCTTTGGTATTCGCTCTGCCGTTGAATTTGATAACCCCCGCGCCCTGATTAACATGCTCGACTTGGCCGAGGTCAGCGCTCGTGGCAATATTGCCATGGCCCAGACAGCGGGAAACGACCTGACCCAGCAGATTTTGATGTACGAACAGGCCAAATTTCTGCGGGAAGGCACCCCGGCAGATAAGATTAGTGGCCTGACGAAATTCTGGAACGCCAGCCTGGAGGCCCGATTGATGACCATCTTGGCCGGGGAGTTCCGGCTTGAACGGCGGCCCTTCCGTCACTTCTGGCTAGCCCCTGCGATCGCTGGCGGCTTAATCGCGGCAGCCGTGTTATTGGGATGGCGGTTCCGGGATCGCTTCTCCCCCATACCGCCCCCAAATGGCCCAGACAATAACAAAGCGTGA
- a CDS encoding CAAX amino protease, translating into MSSLSSRRFEKVLLLALGGFLLALLLPLLVPLVQAAFAAMTVTAKLIANLVGMGLIALLVTILLMPLETLGWWAGWYGDPIQATAENLGSFQGQMTSDMTVSHYVVYLDGIGQSTFDYLPDVEQFLDELAQVLPDDIQIIRGLMPYSPMNRPLTSQERPFAWFWNWVNRLKSSQRGSMLAFLVNLRNVFVVWVSADQRYGPIYNRGTAQVIYNSLINHGYQPGSGVPITLIGFSGGGQISMGAVPYLKEALPAPIDLISIAGVFSGNNNILKLEHIYHLVGDQDKIERLGPIFFPNRWKLLALSYWNRSKRLGKVSLINLGPVGHEVPGGVMDPERVLPDGRTALQQTIQWVADILQGTAPLKELQPTPMLSNLERYRQAPFNRSECYPVRAALPVERYRPIAPWMGRLLLPQPDQRQPQTVPFEIHHAPEKYAHLIGTVVSLGWSEDANVQAYVQQVTKDVHFSPQATYKSQQGGVYPTRLNHWRRVNPLESLAGAHPDDDVIVALPDPVRVEPSASAPLSSHYPLTLRIAHEPIQITGLYYGLVKFRGPVDGAGIDPERSLADDPEQFYVVHFNKASGQFDGIQEKVWLPQVVADDNGTYPFTNAGIEQSPLNETGWYIYGAMGSDALGEADQFVVRAIAPRALFQLQPDQEIVGRKAVKTYLKQTAWSQLAEQKGQISSVPLTYRSKAQGDHASSWEKGTRALLVHVYGGIGGNQTEPAAQGPVYFGHFSFGVATVVQEPLTDELRFDIVYHQIYTHNPDGLTAGTMHWSRYMGDRQFGWIGLRPVADTLINFAPFTRDYPVTAGQEASPLDVLIRQLEVMAARYRIGDGSGGTYVGPANNCAQDSNQSLYAALQSMARSVGANPDRSQADINAWMRQHPDVARDLQQLEQLGKDLRHHLMPWGSARADWATEAASLGSTLEDDPLKTLGRGLVSWRTVLPRVASNSITECFLRAGATAWMLRTNQLGGDNPEIEPLPPLAF; encoded by the coding sequence ATGTCTTCTCTATCATCTCGCCGTTTTGAGAAAGTTTTGCTGCTAGCCCTGGGGGGCTTTTTGCTGGCGCTGCTGCTGCCGTTGCTGGTGCCCCTCGTGCAGGCCGCCTTCGCCGCCATGACGGTCACAGCAAAGCTCATCGCCAACCTGGTGGGGATGGGGTTAATTGCCCTACTGGTGACAATTTTGCTGATGCCGCTTGAAACCCTGGGCTGGTGGGCGGGCTGGTATGGCGATCCCATTCAAGCCACCGCTGAAAATTTGGGTTCATTCCAAGGGCAGATGACGAGTGATATGACCGTTTCTCATTACGTTGTGTATCTAGATGGCATTGGTCAGTCCACCTTTGACTACCTGCCGGATGTAGAGCAATTTTTAGATGAGTTAGCCCAGGTGTTGCCCGATGATATTCAAATTATTCGAGGCCTGATGCCCTACTCCCCCATGAATCGCCCTCTGACCAGTCAGGAGCGTCCCTTTGCCTGGTTCTGGAACTGGGTGAATCGGCTCAAATCTAGCCAGCGGGGCAGCATGCTGGCCTTTTTGGTCAATCTGCGCAACGTCTTTGTCGTCTGGGTTTCGGCGGATCAGCGCTACGGCCCGATCTATAACCGGGGCACGGCACAAGTCATCTACAACAGCCTGATCAACCACGGTTACCAGCCTGGCAGTGGGGTGCCCATTACCCTGATCGGGTTTAGCGGGGGCGGTCAAATCTCTATGGGTGCCGTTCCTTACCTAAAAGAGGCCCTGCCCGCTCCCATTGATCTGATTTCCATTGCTGGGGTCTTTAGCGGCAACAACAACATTCTCAAGCTGGAGCACATCTACCATCTGGTGGGCGACCAAGACAAAATCGAACGGCTCGGCCCGATCTTTTTCCCAAATCGCTGGAAACTGCTGGCGCTGTCCTACTGGAACCGCAGCAAACGCCTGGGCAAAGTTAGCCTCATCAACCTCGGGCCGGTTGGCCATGAAGTCCCTGGCGGGGTGATGGATCCTGAGCGGGTGCTGCCCGATGGCCGGACGGCGTTGCAGCAGACCATCCAGTGGGTGGCGGATATTCTTCAGGGCACGGCTCCCCTTAAAGAATTGCAACCAACTCCCATGCTGAGCAATCTAGAGCGTTACCGACAGGCCCCCTTCAATCGGTCAGAGTGCTACCCCGTGCGTGCGGCGTTGCCCGTGGAGCGCTACCGTCCCATAGCCCCTTGGATGGGTCGGCTGCTGCTGCCTCAGCCCGATCAGCGTCAGCCCCAGACCGTTCCTTTTGAAATTCACCACGCCCCCGAAAAATACGCCCATCTCATCGGTACCGTGGTCAGTCTGGGCTGGAGTGAGGATGCCAACGTGCAGGCCTATGTGCAGCAGGTGACGAAAGATGTCCACTTTAGCCCCCAGGCCACCTATAAAAGCCAGCAGGGAGGAGTCTACCCGACCCGCCTCAACCACTGGCGACGGGTCAATCCCCTCGAATCCCTTGCAGGGGCGCATCCCGACGACGATGTGATCGTCGCGCTGCCTGATCCGGTGCGGGTAGAACCCTCTGCCAGCGCTCCCCTGTCTTCCCATTACCCGCTTACCCTGCGCATTGCCCACGAACCCATTCAAATCACCGGGTTGTACTACGGTCTGGTGAAGTTTCGAGGGCCTGTGGATGGGGCAGGGATCGATCCCGAACGATCGCTAGCGGATGATCCTGAGCAGTTTTACGTCGTTCATTTCAATAAAGCTAGCGGCCAATTTGATGGCATCCAAGAAAAGGTCTGGTTGCCTCAGGTGGTGGCCGATGATAACGGTACGTATCCCTTTACCAATGCGGGGATTGAGCAGTCGCCTTTGAACGAAACGGGCTGGTACATCTATGGCGCGATGGGTAGTGATGCCCTTGGCGAGGCAGATCAGTTTGTGGTGCGGGCGATCGCGCCTCGTGCCCTGTTCCAACTCCAGCCTGATCAGGAGATCGTCGGGCGCAAAGCGGTCAAAACCTATCTAAAGCAAACCGCCTGGAGCCAGTTGGCGGAGCAAAAGGGCCAGATTAGCTCGGTGCCGTTGACGTATCGATCCAAAGCCCAAGGCGATCATGCCTCTTCCTGGGAAAAGGGCACCCGCGCCCTTTTAGTTCACGTTTACGGCGGCATTGGCGGCAACCAGACTGAACCCGCCGCTCAGGGGCCGGTTTACTTTGGACATTTCTCCTTTGGCGTGGCCACGGTCGTGCAGGAGCCGCTTACCGACGAGTTGCGGTTTGACATCGTCTATCACCAAATCTATACCCACAACCCGGATGGGCTGACCGCTGGAACGATGCACTGGTCGCGCTACATGGGCGATCGCCAGTTTGGCTGGATTGGCCTGCGCCCTGTGGCCGATACGCTGATTAACTTCGCCCCCTTTACCCGCGATTATCCGGTGACCGCAGGTCAGGAGGCATCGCCCCTGGATGTCTTGATTCGCCAGCTAGAGGTGATGGCCGCTCGCTATCGCATTGGCGACGGTAGTGGCGGCACCTACGTCGGCCCGGCCAATAATTGTGCCCAGGACTCTAACCAGAGTCTCTATGCGGCGTTGCAATCTATGGCCAGGTCTGTGGGTGCCAATCCCGATCGCTCCCAGGCCGACATCAACGCCTGGATGCGACAGCACCCGGACGTCGCCAGAGATCTCCAGCAATTGGAGCAATTGGGCAAAGATTTACGGCATCACCTCATGCCCTGGGGCAGTGCCCGCGCCGACTGGGCCACCGAAGCCGCCTCTCTGGGCAGCACATTGGAAGACGATCCCCTGAAAACCCTGGGGCGAGGGCTGGTGAGCTGGCGCACCGTGCTGCCTCGGGTAGCTAGCAACAGCATTACCGAATGTTTCCTGCGGGCCGGGGCCACCGCCTGGATGCTCCGCACGAATCAGCTCGGTGGGGATAACCCCGAGATAGAGCCCCTGCCTCCTCTCGCGTTTTGA
- a CDS encoding phosphoribulokinase: MLDLCNPNASTIREALKQLKFPIIVGVAGDSGSGKTTFSNGIRRLIGSDLVSTICTDGYHKENREQRQKSGRLPLDPEANYLDLLAQNLADLKQGKSIEVPIYNHGTGQFDPPEVLSPTPIVVVEGLHVLYPQFLPFLDFSLYVDPDRDVKWDWKWERDVKKRGHKAEALEQEMLQREAAFVRWIDAQKIDANVVVQVGRSQLENLLPTRFADTQTTKGYRVNLILEPTPTPLPSLSIPLDLAAMLELDKPAFLLAAVPFRYWGRTAIAVHIDGNLAPQTISELEQYIVGCTGIPLQEAVPQESYEKVSATSFAQLLIAWRFLAQVQQTLGAEHGIH; this comes from the coding sequence ATGCTAGACCTCTGCAATCCCAATGCTTCCACCATTCGAGAAGCCTTAAAACAGCTTAAGTTTCCTATCATCGTTGGCGTTGCGGGCGATAGTGGCAGCGGCAAGACTACCTTCAGCAATGGCATTCGTCGGTTAATTGGCAGCGATCTAGTGTCCACCATTTGCACCGACGGATATCATAAAGAAAATCGTGAACAGCGTCAGAAAAGCGGTCGTCTTCCCCTAGATCCAGAGGCCAATTATTTAGATTTACTGGCTCAAAATCTGGCAGATTTAAAACAGGGAAAATCTATCGAAGTTCCCATCTATAACCACGGGACGGGCCAATTTGATCCGCCGGAGGTCTTGTCACCCACTCCAATTGTAGTGGTGGAGGGTTTGCATGTGCTGTACCCCCAATTCCTGCCATTTTTAGATTTCAGTCTCTATGTCGATCCTGACCGAGACGTGAAGTGGGACTGGAAGTGGGAGCGGGATGTGAAAAAAAGGGGTCACAAAGCCGAAGCCTTAGAGCAGGAAATGCTGCAACGGGAAGCCGCCTTTGTGCGGTGGATCGATGCTCAAAAAATCGATGCCAATGTGGTGGTTCAAGTAGGTCGTAGCCAACTAGAGAATCTATTGCCCACCCGCTTTGCCGATACCCAGACCACCAAGGGCTACCGGGTTAACCTCATCCTTGAACCCACCCCTACGCCCCTACCCAGTCTGTCAATCCCCTTAGACTTGGCCGCCATGCTGGAACTAGACAAACCAGCCTTTTTGCTGGCGGCGGTGCCCTTTCGCTATTGGGGACGGACGGCGATCGCGGTTCATATTGACGGCAACCTTGCCCCCCAGACCATCAGCGAATTGGAGCAATACATTGTCGGTTGTACGGGTATTCCGCTGCAAGAGGCTGTGCCCCAGGAAAGCTATGAAAAGGTCTCTGCCACATCCTTTGCTCAACTGTTAATCGCCTGGCGCTTTTTAGCTCAGGTGCAGCAAACCCTTGGTGCAGAACATGGTATCCACTGA